From Enterococcus mundtii, the proteins below share one genomic window:
- the glnA gene encoding type I glutamate--ammonia ligase — protein MVKKQITGEEIKRIIEDENVRFLRLMFTDILGTIKNVEVPVSQIDKVLENKMMFDGSSIEGFVRIEESDMYLYPDLSTWMIFPWESDHGKVARLICDIYNPDGTPFAGDPRGNLKRSLNDMKKLGFTSFNLGPEPEFFLFKLDEDGGITTTLNDKGGYFDFAPTDLGENCRRDIVLELESLGFEVEASHHEVAPGQHEIDFKYADVVDACDNIQTFKLVVKTIARKHGLHATFMPKPLFGINGSGMHCNMSLFNEDGNAFYDKDGDLELSQTAYHFLGGLLKHARAYTAVCNPTVNSYKRLVPGYEAPVYVAWSGRNRSPLVRVPESRGLSTRLELRSVDPAANPYLAMAVLLQAGLDGIRNELTPPPAVDRNIYVMNEEEREEAQIQDLPSTIHNAIKELRKDKVMIDALGNHIFANFVEAKRLEWAAFRQTVSEWEREQYLELY, from the coding sequence ATGGTAAAGAAACAAATCACAGGCGAAGAGATTAAACGAATCATTGAGGATGAGAACGTACGCTTTTTACGTTTGATGTTTACAGATATATTAGGAACAATCAAAAATGTTGAAGTTCCAGTGAGTCAAATCGACAAAGTACTTGAGAATAAAATGATGTTTGATGGTTCTTCGATTGAAGGATTTGTCAGAATCGAAGAAAGTGATATGTACTTGTATCCTGATCTTTCTACTTGGATGATTTTCCCATGGGAAAGCGACCACGGCAAAGTGGCGCGCCTGATTTGTGATATTTATAATCCGGACGGTACTCCGTTTGCTGGTGACCCTCGTGGCAATCTGAAACGTTCATTAAATGATATGAAAAAACTTGGCTTTACCTCATTTAATTTAGGACCTGAACCAGAATTCTTCTTGTTCAAATTAGATGAAGATGGTGGCATCACAACGACGTTGAATGACAAAGGTGGTTACTTCGATTTTGCACCAACGGATCTAGGCGAAAATTGCCGTCGAGATATCGTATTGGAATTAGAAAGCTTAGGCTTTGAAGTGGAGGCTTCTCACCATGAAGTGGCTCCTGGACAACACGAGATCGACTTCAAATATGCGGATGTCGTTGATGCTTGTGACAATATCCAAACGTTTAAATTAGTCGTGAAAACCATCGCTCGTAAACATGGCTTGCATGCGACTTTCATGCCAAAACCATTATTCGGGATCAACGGTTCTGGCATGCACTGCAATATGTCTCTATTCAATGAAGATGGAAATGCCTTTTACGATAAAGACGGAGATTTAGAATTAAGTCAAACTGCGTATCATTTCTTAGGTGGCTTATTGAAACATGCGCGCGCGTATACGGCAGTCTGCAATCCAACGGTCAACTCTTATAAACGTTTAGTTCCAGGCTACGAAGCACCTGTTTATGTGGCATGGAGTGGACGTAATCGTTCGCCATTGGTACGTGTACCGGAATCTCGTGGTTTATCCACTCGTTTAGAATTACGTTCTGTCGATCCAGCAGCGAACCCATACCTAGCAATGGCTGTTTTATTACAAGCAGGTTTAGATGGTATCCGAAATGAATTGACACCACCACCGGCTGTTGATCGTAACATCTACGTGATGAACGAAGAAGAACGTGAAGAAGCACAAATCCAAGATCTGCCATCAACGATCCACAATGCCATCAAAGAATTACGCAAAGACAAAGTAATGATCGATGCGTTAGGCAATCATATCTTTGCAAACTTTGTGGAGGCAAAACGTCTGGAATGGGCTGCCTTTAGACAAACCGTTTCTGAATGGGAAAGAGAACAATATTTAGAGCTTTATTAA
- a CDS encoding DUF898 family protein has product MKESYFDGGLATYIGTSILASLITILTLGICAPWGFCFLYNWKIKHTVINGKRLYFDGTAMQLFGHWIKWLLLTLITLGIYGFWLTIKLEQWRVKHTHTID; this is encoded by the coding sequence ATGAAAGAATCTTATTTTGATGGTGGACTTGCTACTTATATTGGTACATCGATTTTAGCTTCACTTATCACCATATTAACGTTAGGTATCTGCGCACCTTGGGGATTTTGTTTTTTGTATAATTGGAAAATCAAACATACTGTAATCAACGGAAAAAGACTTTATTTCGATGGTACAGCAATGCAATTATTTGGTCATTGGATCAAATGGTTATTACTCACTCTCATTACTTTAGGAATATATGGTTTCTGGTTAACTATTAAATTAGAACAATGGCGAGTGAAACACACACATACAATCGATTGA
- a CDS encoding CTP synthase — MTKYIFVTGGVVSSIGKGIVAASLGRLLKNRGLKVTIQKFDPYINVDPGTMSPYQHGEVFVTDDGAETDLDLGHYERFIDINLNKYSNVTTGKIYSEVLRKERKGEYLGATVQVIPHITNEIKEKIMRAAKMTDSDIIITEVGGTVGDIESLPFLEALRQMKADVGSDNVMYIHTTLIPYLKAAGEMKTKPTQHSVKELRGLGIQPNILVVRTEQPVSQDVKNKLAQFCDVEPEAVIESPDVDTLYSIPLLLQSQGMDRIVCDHLKLSTPEADMTEWKALENRVLNLKKKVRIALVGKYVELPDAYISVVEALKHSGFAFDADIELDWVKAHELTSENVDERLKEADGILVPGGFGDRGIEGKIEAIRYARENDVPFLGICLGMQMACVEFARNVVGLEDAASAETIPETTNNIIDLMADQENVENLGGTLRLGLYPCKVKKGTTTATAYDGAEVVQERHRHRYEFNNKYRQQFEAHGLVFSGVSPDNRLVEIVEITEKKFFVGCQFHPELISRPNRPQKLIKAFVGASLTERESK, encoded by the coding sequence ATGACAAAATACATTTTTGTGACAGGCGGCGTGGTTTCATCGATTGGTAAAGGGATCGTAGCAGCATCTTTAGGCCGTTTGTTGAAAAATCGTGGATTGAAAGTAACGATCCAAAAATTTGATCCATACATCAACGTGGACCCAGGGACAATGAGTCCATACCAACACGGAGAAGTTTTCGTTACGGATGATGGAGCAGAAACGGATTTGGACTTAGGCCACTACGAACGTTTTATTGACATCAACTTGAACAAATACTCCAATGTGACGACAGGAAAAATTTATTCAGAAGTTTTACGTAAAGAACGTAAAGGGGAGTACTTAGGCGCAACTGTCCAAGTGATTCCGCATATTACGAATGAAATCAAAGAAAAAATCATGCGTGCAGCTAAAATGACTGACTCAGATATCATTATCACAGAGGTCGGCGGCACAGTTGGGGATATTGAATCACTACCATTCTTAGAAGCGTTGCGTCAAATGAAAGCTGATGTTGGTTCTGATAACGTGATGTATATCCATACAACGTTGATTCCTTATTTAAAAGCGGCTGGTGAAATGAAAACTAAACCAACACAACATAGCGTGAAAGAGTTACGTGGATTAGGTATCCAACCAAATATCTTAGTCGTGCGCACAGAGCAACCTGTATCTCAAGATGTCAAAAATAAATTGGCACAATTTTGTGACGTTGAACCAGAAGCCGTGATCGAATCACCAGACGTAGATACACTATATTCAATCCCGTTATTATTGCAATCACAAGGAATGGATCGGATCGTTTGTGATCATTTGAAGCTCTCAACGCCAGAAGCAGATATGACAGAATGGAAAGCATTAGAAAATCGTGTCTTGAACTTGAAGAAAAAAGTTCGCATTGCTTTAGTAGGGAAATATGTTGAATTACCTGATGCGTATATTTCAGTTGTGGAAGCATTGAAACATTCAGGCTTTGCATTTGATGCAGATATCGAATTGGATTGGGTCAAAGCACATGAATTGACGAGTGAAAATGTGGACGAACGATTGAAAGAGGCAGATGGAATCTTAGTACCAGGTGGTTTTGGTGATCGAGGAATCGAAGGAAAAATCGAAGCCATTCGTTATGCTCGTGAAAATGATGTCCCATTCTTAGGGATTTGTTTAGGGATGCAAATGGCTTGTGTTGAATTTGCTCGCAATGTCGTAGGTCTAGAAGATGCTGCTTCAGCAGAAACAATTCCAGAAACGACAAACAACATCATCGACTTGATGGCAGATCAAGAGAACGTTGAAAATCTTGGTGGAACATTGCGTTTAGGGCTTTACCCATGTAAAGTCAAAAAAGGCACGACTACTGCTACAGCTTATGATGGTGCAGAAGTTGTCCAAGAACGTCACCGTCATCGCTATGAATTCAACAACAAATACCGTCAACAATTTGAAGCACATGGTTTAGTCTTTTCAGGTGTATCTCCAGACAATCGTTTAGTTGAGATCGTTGAGATCACCGAGAAGAAATTCTTTGTTGGATGTCAATTCCATCCAGAATTGATCTCACGTCCGAACCGTCCACAGAAATTGATCAAGGCATTTGTTGGTGCTTCGTTAACGGAACGCGAATCAAAATAA
- a CDS encoding class II fructose-bisphosphate aldolase, which produces MPVVSGAEFLQAARKGGYAVGGFNTNNLEWTQAILEAAEAKKAPVLIQTSMGAAKYMGGYKVCKDMITNLVESMNITVPVAIHLDHGDYDAALECIEVGYTSVMFDGSHLPFEENLKLARDVVEKAHAKGISVECEVGSIGGEEDGIIGTGELADIEECKQMVATGIDYLACGIGNIHGQYPENWSGLAFDHLQAIADAVGSDVPLVLHGGSGIPQDQIEKAISMGISKVNVNTEFQLSFAAATREYIEAGKDREGKGFDPRKLLAPGKAAIVKDAESHIDWFGSANKA; this is translated from the coding sequence ATGCCAGTAGTATCAGGAGCTGAATTTTTACAAGCTGCTCGTAAAGGCGGTTATGCTGTCGGCGGGTTCAACACAAACAACTTAGAATGGACTCAAGCGATCTTAGAAGCAGCTGAAGCTAAAAAAGCACCAGTACTTATCCAAACTTCAATGGGTGCAGCTAAATACATGGGTGGTTACAAAGTATGTAAAGACATGATCACTAATTTAGTTGAATCAATGAACATCACTGTTCCAGTGGCAATCCATTTAGACCATGGTGACTACGATGCAGCATTAGAATGTATCGAAGTTGGCTATACTTCAGTTATGTTCGATGGTTCTCATTTACCATTCGAAGAAAACTTGAAATTAGCTAGAGACGTTGTTGAAAAAGCTCACGCTAAAGGAATCTCAGTTGAGTGTGAAGTTGGTTCAATCGGTGGAGAAGAAGATGGAATCATCGGAACAGGCGAATTAGCAGACATCGAAGAATGTAAACAAATGGTAGCAACAGGTATTGACTACTTAGCATGTGGTATTGGTAACATCCACGGTCAATATCCAGAAAACTGGAGCGGATTAGCATTTGATCACTTACAAGCAATTGCTGATGCTGTAGGTTCAGATGTACCTTTAGTATTACACGGCGGATCTGGTATTCCTCAAGATCAAATCGAAAAAGCTATCTCAATGGGTATTTCTAAAGTAAATGTGAACACTGAATTCCAATTATCATTTGCTGCAGCAACTCGTGAATATATCGAAGCTGGTAAAGACCGCGAAGGTAAAGGATTTGACCCTCGTAAATTATTAGCACCAGGTAAAGCAGCAATCGTTAAAGATGCTGAATCTCATATCGACTGGTTCGGTTCTGCTAACAAAGCATAA
- a CDS encoding UDP-N-acetylglucosamine 1-carboxyvinyltransferase — protein MKKIIIEGNRPLTGEVTISGAKNSAVALIPAAILADSPVILEGVPDIQDVHSLIEILEIMGATVRFENNVLEIDPRGVVSVPMPSGKINSLRASYYFMGTLLAKFGEAVVGLPGGCYLGPRPIDLHIKGFEALGAKVTNEHGAMYLRTENKTLHGNRVFMDVISVGATINIMLAAVKAKGQTTIENAAREPEIIDVATLLNNMGAKIRGAGTDVIRIEGVEELHGCRHFMIPDRIEAGTYLAVAAAAGNGIKIKNVIYEHLESFIAKLQEIGVSMKISEDEIEVYPSKNLKAANVMTYPYPGFATDLQQPLTPLLLMTTGTAEIVDTIYSKRVNHVPELARMGADISVEGNMIILNGPNKLHGAEVVASDLRAGACLVIAGLMAEGTTTIYNVEYILRGYDHIIEKLTAIGASIKMVEEVEAE, from the coding sequence ATGAAAAAAATAATCATCGAAGGAAATCGTCCATTGACTGGTGAAGTAACGATCAGTGGTGCTAAAAACAGTGCAGTTGCCTTAATACCAGCAGCGATTTTAGCAGATTCTCCTGTGATCTTGGAAGGTGTACCTGACATTCAAGATGTTCATTCATTGATAGAAATTTTAGAAATCATGGGCGCGACTGTCCGTTTTGAAAACAATGTATTAGAAATCGATCCACGCGGTGTCGTTTCAGTACCGATGCCAAGTGGGAAGATCAATAGCTTGCGTGCTTCTTACTATTTTATGGGCACGTTATTAGCTAAATTTGGCGAAGCAGTTGTTGGTCTACCAGGCGGCTGTTACCTTGGTCCGCGTCCAATCGACCTTCATATCAAAGGATTTGAAGCGTTAGGAGCAAAAGTCACAAATGAACATGGTGCGATGTACCTACGAACAGAAAACAAAACGCTTCATGGAAATCGTGTGTTTATGGATGTGATTTCTGTTGGTGCAACGATCAATATCATGTTAGCCGCAGTAAAAGCAAAAGGACAGACGACGATCGAAAATGCGGCGCGTGAACCTGAAATCATTGATGTTGCGACATTATTGAACAATATGGGTGCCAAGATCCGTGGAGCAGGCACTGACGTGATTCGTATTGAAGGAGTAGAAGAACTGCATGGCTGTCGTCATTTCATGATTCCTGACCGTATCGAAGCAGGGACTTATTTGGCTGTAGCTGCTGCTGCAGGAAATGGTATAAAAATCAAGAATGTGATCTATGAGCATCTTGAAAGTTTTATTGCTAAACTTCAAGAAATCGGTGTGAGCATGAAAATCAGTGAAGATGAGATCGAAGTCTATCCTTCAAAGAATTTAAAAGCCGCGAATGTGATGACTTATCCGTATCCAGGTTTTGCCACAGACTTACAACAACCGTTGACACCGTTATTATTGATGACTACTGGAACTGCTGAGATCGTGGATACGATCTATTCGAAGCGAGTGAATCATGTTCCTGAATTAGCACGAATGGGTGCTGATATCTCAGTAGAAGGGAATATGATCATCCTGAATGGGCCGAATAAACTCCATGGCGCTGAAGTTGTTGCTTCAGATCTACGCGCAGGGGCTTGTTTAGTGATTGCAGGATTGATGGCAGAAGGCACGACAACGATTTATAATGTCGAATATATTCTGCGCGGATACGATCATATCATCGAAAAATTGACAGCAATCGGAGCAAGTATCAAAATGGTGGAGGAAGTGGAAGCCGAATGA
- the rho gene encoding transcription termination factor Rho codes for MSDYLTMAELENKTLKDVYSYAKEFKIPYYSKMNKKELSLAVIRAQAEKQGFYYMEGILDIVGQDGYGFLRPINYGPSVEDIYISASQIRRFSLRNGDKVAGKARPPKESERYYGLMHVESVNGRDPEDAKERPHFPALTPLYPEKQLRLETTPQQIATRMIDIFSPIGFGQRGLIVAPPKAGKTSILKEIANGITENHPEVELIVLLIDERPEEVTDLERSVKGDVVSSTFDLQPQNHTRVSELVLERAMRLVEDKRDVVILMDSITRLARAYNLVVPPSGRTLSGGIDPAALYKPKKFFGAARNIEEGGSLTILATALVDTGSRMDDVIYEEFKGTGNLELQLSRELSERRIFPAIDIKKSGTRKEELLMDSDQLEEIWKLRKHMIGDSLEYTEQLIRFLRKTKNNQQFFNDFQDVSFGKKNPTRNLKR; via the coding sequence ATGAGCGATTATTTGACAATGGCCGAACTGGAAAACAAAACACTAAAAGATGTTTACAGTTATGCAAAAGAATTCAAGATTCCTTATTATAGTAAGATGAACAAAAAGGAATTATCCCTAGCTGTTATTCGAGCTCAGGCTGAAAAACAAGGCTTTTACTATATGGAGGGGATTTTAGATATCGTTGGACAAGACGGCTATGGTTTTTTGCGTCCGATCAACTATGGTCCAAGTGTCGAAGATATTTATATCTCTGCCTCCCAAATTCGTCGCTTCAGTTTAAGAAACGGTGACAAAGTAGCTGGTAAAGCAAGACCGCCTAAAGAATCAGAACGATATTACGGATTGATGCACGTTGAAAGTGTCAATGGGAGAGATCCGGAAGATGCGAAAGAGCGCCCGCATTTCCCAGCATTGACGCCGCTTTATCCGGAGAAGCAACTTCGTTTAGAAACGACACCGCAACAAATTGCAACACGCATGATCGATATTTTCTCGCCGATTGGCTTTGGACAACGTGGGTTGATCGTTGCACCGCCGAAAGCAGGAAAAACATCCATCTTGAAAGAAATCGCTAATGGAATCACTGAAAATCATCCAGAAGTGGAATTGATCGTTCTATTGATCGACGAAAGACCCGAAGAAGTAACCGATCTTGAGCGTAGTGTCAAAGGGGATGTGGTTTCTTCCACATTTGATCTGCAACCACAAAACCACACGCGGGTTTCTGAATTGGTTTTAGAGCGTGCCATGCGTTTAGTTGAAGATAAACGGGATGTCGTCATCTTGATGGACAGTATCACTCGATTGGCTCGTGCTTATAATCTAGTGGTACCACCAAGTGGTCGTACATTGAGCGGAGGGATCGATCCTGCTGCACTGTACAAACCAAAAAAATTCTTTGGCGCTGCCAGAAATATTGAAGAAGGCGGTAGCTTAACGATTTTGGCTACGGCATTAGTTGATACAGGGAGTCGGATGGATGATGTCATCTACGAAGAATTCAAAGGAACAGGGAACTTAGAATTACAACTCTCTCGTGAACTATCAGAGCGACGTATTTTCCCTGCTATCGACATCAAAAAATCAGGTACTCGTAAAGAAGAGTTATTGATGGATAGTGATCAGCTAGAAGAAATCTGGAAACTCCGTAAGCATATGATTGGCGACTCATTAGAATATACGGAACAATTGATTCGTTTCTTGCGAAAAACTAAAAATAACCAACAATTTTTTAACGATTTCCAAGATGTTTCTTTTGGCAAAAAAAATCCCACAAGAAATTTAAAAAGATAA
- a CDS encoding type B 50S ribosomal protein L31 — protein MKENIHPDYHPVVFLDSTTGFKFLSGSTKTSQETVEWEDGNTYPVIRVEVTSDSHPFYTGRQKFTQADGRVDRFNKKYGLKDENAAE, from the coding sequence ATGAAAGAAAATATCCATCCAGATTACCATCCAGTCGTATTTTTGGATTCTACAACTGGTTTCAAATTCTTGTCAGGTTCAACAAAAACTTCACAAGAAACAGTTGAATGGGAAGACGGTAATACATACCCAGTCATCCGTGTCGAAGTAACTTCTGACTCACATCCATTCTACACTGGACGTCAAAAATTCACACAAGCAGACGGACGTGTGGACCGTTTCAACAAAAAATACGGTCTCAAAGACGAAAACGCTGCGGAATAA
- a CDS encoding nucleotidyl transferase AbiEii/AbiGii toxin family protein codes for MYTKNLKKYCLYKEKKNDSSFTTDWYASVENNYQNLDHNLLDKVTHALYLLEKLTDTQLEFIFKGGTCLLLLLEKIKRFSIDIDIVITEIISKEKLSDTLQTIIDCSIFTRFEEQSRYQTEIPKVHFKFFYPSPLDGTESYVLLDILFEPSPYNHLIELPIKSPFVVTSPPNKIVSVPDIENILGDKLTAFAPNTTGIPYNKGKEMEIIKQLFDIESLFDQAIDLGKIRAAFIKCAKQELIYRELSSLNPEDVLDDILKTACIIGGRGSSYKETFLKLEDGIRRIKSHIISRNYILEEAVVSASKAAYLACLLKSNHTNIDHYNSSKPLSELTGVPLFKKMGKIKKFSPEAYYYFVKAQEII; via the coding sequence ATGTACACCAAGAACTTAAAAAAATATTGCCTATATAAGGAGAAGAAGAATGATTCAAGTTTTACTACTGACTGGTATGCCTCTGTAGAAAATAACTATCAAAACTTAGATCATAACTTATTGGACAAAGTAACTCACGCTTTATATTTACTAGAAAAGCTTACAGATACTCAATTAGAGTTTATTTTCAAGGGTGGAACTTGTTTACTTTTATTACTGGAAAAAATCAAACGATTCTCTATTGATATTGATATTGTTATTACTGAAATAATCTCCAAAGAAAAACTTTCTGATACGTTACAAACAATTATTGACTGTTCTATTTTTACCCGATTTGAAGAACAATCACGCTATCAAACTGAGATTCCAAAGGTCCATTTCAAGTTTTTCTATCCATCGCCATTAGATGGTACAGAATCTTATGTGTTACTTGATATTTTATTTGAACCCTCTCCCTACAATCATTTAATAGAACTTCCAATCAAAAGTCCTTTTGTTGTTACTTCACCACCAAACAAAATAGTTTCCGTCCCAGATATCGAAAACATTCTAGGCGATAAGTTAACTGCATTTGCCCCAAATACTACTGGTATTCCTTACAATAAAGGAAAAGAAATGGAAATTATTAAGCAGTTATTTGATATTGAAAGTTTATTTGATCAAGCAATTGATTTAGGTAAAATAAGAGCTGCATTCATCAAATGTGCTAAACAAGAACTTATATATCGCGAATTAAGTAGCTTGAATCCTGAGGATGTTTTAGACGATATCTTAAAGACCGCATGTATCATTGGAGGGCGTGGTAGTAGCTATAAAGAAACATTCTTAAAATTAGAAGATGGAATACGTAGAATCAAGTCTCATATCATTAGTAGAAACTATATTTTAGAAGAAGCTGTGGTCAGTGCTTCTAAAGCTGCATATTTAGCTTGTCTGTTAAAATCTAATCATACTAATATTGACCATTACAATTCCTCTAAACCTTTATCTGAGCTAACTGGTGTTCCACTCTTTAAAAAAATGGGAAAGATTAAAAAATTTAGTCCAGAAGCATATTATTATTTTGTGAAGGCTCAAGAAATTATTTAG
- a CDS encoding DUF6577 family protein: protein MSSNLYKNELIDYLKNKSEVSTQELLLFYRQFTPELPLNTLRWRIYALKQQGIIYSPKRGVYALNEKETFALAPNDKILRIANLLQTKFPYMNFSIYSTGWIGNLSNHMYQTNNLIIEIEIDTLNAAFHYLKERFPNTFVSPDQKMYDYYINPSEENIIVNRLYVDAPLNRFDGSFYTPKIEKLIVDLLVNNPIILPISSSEIHTIISTALDTYNINYSTLTRYANKRNVHQELKKILPI, encoded by the coding sequence ATGTCTAGTAATTTATACAAAAATGAGCTAATTGATTATTTAAAAAATAAATCAGAAGTTTCCACACAAGAACTCTTGCTATTTTATCGGCAATTCACTCCCGAATTACCATTGAATACCTTACGTTGGCGAATTTATGCGCTCAAACAACAAGGAATCATATATAGTCCCAAAAGAGGTGTCTATGCACTCAATGAAAAGGAGACATTTGCTTTAGCACCTAATGATAAAATTTTACGCATAGCCAACCTTTTACAAACCAAGTTTCCGTATATGAATTTCAGTATATACTCTACAGGATGGATTGGGAATCTATCCAATCACATGTATCAGACAAATAATCTGATCATTGAGATTGAGATTGATACCTTAAATGCTGCCTTTCATTATTTGAAGGAACGGTTTCCAAATACTTTTGTATCTCCGGATCAAAAGATGTATGACTACTATATTAACCCTTCAGAAGAAAATATTATTGTCAATAGGTTATATGTTGATGCTCCTTTAAATAGGTTTGATGGAAGCTTTTATACTCCTAAAATAGAAAAATTAATTGTCGATTTACTTGTGAACAATCCGATTATTCTTCCAATCAGTTCTTCAGAAATCCATACAATTATCTCTACTGCTCTAGATACGTACAATATTAATTATTCAACACTTACTCGTTACGCAAACAAGAGAAATGTACACCAAGAACTTAAAAAAATATTGCCTATATAA